One Cryptomeria japonica chromosome 9, Sugi_1.0, whole genome shotgun sequence genomic window carries:
- the LOC131034491 gene encoding protein PLASTID MOVEMENT IMPAIRED 1-RELATED 1, with the protein MVSSMQSTGNSRGAPESSPGGQLLQELEALSQALYRTGSANLRQQAGKNPQPRINQALSRFPSTKTPGFPAASKAENQNRKQEKNAAEKKSSLWDWKPLRALAHIGRQRLGCEFSLRVHGVEGLPANLNGVNLCTHWRRKDGGVKTKPARVFNGVAQFEETLYHKCSVYGSRNGPSQAMRYESKFFEIYVNVLGLEERELCRHKIDLSRMLPEKFDLGGEEERTGSWTTNFKLTAKDARGGILVVTLGYNILDREMGEAPNSNNPGRILRNSNPRLPSNPRNSSNSRNSSNPRRASVSDALEQKQQLRKSSIGVLARKPVHSTGSLEPILMLGRPDEADFDVDIIDRMSNLSLDDSVNVDKEQPDVRNMASLFDFKPRLKLFSQAVVGDCKSGQVEGSCVEEENEEFSVIEKGVEIANAHSGNEKEDKGDFKLDKDEGGNGMLEKVFNNNGGKGGEKEDEELCMAESLNVVSVKETGAGDSQLEQSVGHEQSAGLEDKIADVNSCEMGSLDDVADSVAGEFLSMLEPDKSPLLMSSDSDPDSPRARLLKQFARENLSEGGSIGLGLGAGKEVDDGPSHLSSLQRYGTGSQPNWESDEDTELASIVQAAETELQKAAQTIRSKTRAKILEDAETEALMQEWGMDEKFFQNSPPEKSGGFGSPMGFPFEGPVELPDLAEGFGPLVKTKDGGLLRSMNPLLFHNSKNNGSLVMQVSNPVVVPAEMGSNVTGILRHLAAFGIEKLTAEAKKVMPLEDITGKTIQQVALETVPSLEGSKNRQSTLQAPRAEKGTNGDMVQLAESRRMDVLSYGAGKKSRASKSSSSCMNDTHTEYVSLEDLAPQAMEKLEALSIEGLKIQSGMSDQDAPSNVSAMTLGGVAAFEGMDSNKRGSLGLEGTGGLHLLDTKESGNDSDSLLGLTITLDEWMRLDAGIVDEEETSDRTSKILAAHHCACSDLVVGGAFEGEKGDKSRWKHGTKRWGFMGNTLTIALLVQLRDPLRNFEPVGAPMMALVQAERIVVPPRPKVGRRVSDKGNSEEIDEPEPEIVKEEVSQFKITEVHVAGLKPQDENKKTGWSNAKQQQSGSRWLVASGMGKSTKHPMLKPKQGAKSMPPSKMQVKPGDTLWSISSRIHGDGGRWKEVAALNPHIRNPDVIFPNQTIRIR; encoded by the exons ATGGTAAGCTCAATGCAGTCGACGGGAAACAGCCGAGGGGCACCGGAGTCATCTCCAGGAGGACAGCTATTACAGGAGTTGGAGGCTTTGAGCCAGGCTTTGTACAGAACAGGAAGCGCAAATCTTCGTCAACAAGCGGGGAAAAATCCCCAACCGCGTATCAACCAGGCTCTCTCGCGGTTTCCGTCTACCAAAACTCCCGGATTCCCAGCCGCTTCCAAAGCAGAAAATCAGAACAGGAAACAGGAAAAAAACGCTGCTGAGAAAAAAAGCAGCCTCTGGGACTGGAAACCTTTACGAGCACTTGCTCATATAGGCCGCCAGAGGCTGGGCTGTGAATTTTCTCTGCGCGTACACGGCGTGGAAGGGCTGCCCGCGAATTTGAACGGCGTCAATTTGTGCACACATTGGAGGAGAAAAGATGGTGGCGTGAAAACCAAGCCGGCTAGGGTATTTAATGGTGTGGCGCAGTTTGAAGAGACTCTGTATCATAAATGCAGCGTTTATGGCAGCAGGAATGGGCCGAGCCAGGCTATGAGGTACGAATCCAAGTTTTTTGAGATTTATGTGAATGTGTTAGGGCTAGAAGAGCGTGAGTTGTGTAGGCATAAGATTGATCTTAGCCGTATGTTACCTGAGAAATTTGATTTGGGAGGGGAGGAAGAAAGGACTGGGAGTTGGACAACGAATTTCAAGCTCACGGCCAAGGATGCCCGCGGCGGAATTTTGGTTGTGACGCTGGGGTATAACATACTTGATCGTGAAATGGGTGAAGCTCCAAACTCTAACAATCCCGGCcgaattttgagaaattcaaacccTAGACTCCCTTCCAATCCTAGAAATAGCTCAAACTCAAGGAACTCTTCAAATCCCAGAAGAGCAAGTGTTTCCGATGCTTTGGAACAGAAGCAACAGTTGAGGAAATCATCAATTGGGGTTCTGGCGAGGAAGCCAGTTCACAGCACTGGTTCTTTGGAGCCTATTTTGATGCTGGGAAGGCCTGATGAGgctgattttgatgttgatattattGATCGGATGTCTAACTTGAGCTTGGATGACAGTGTCAACGTGGATAAAGAGCAACCTGATGTGAGGAACATGGCTTCGCTGTTTGATTTTAAGCCTAGGCTAAAGTTGTTTTCTCAGGCGGTTGTAGGTGATTGCAAGTCTGGACAGGTTGAGGGGAGCTGCGTGGAGGAGGAGAACGAGGAGTTTAGTGTTATTGAGAAAGGGGTGGAGATTGCGAATGCGCATTCGGGAAATGAGAAAGAAGATAAGGGTGATTTTAAGCTGGACAAGGATGAAGGCGGCAATGGAATGCTGGAAAAGGTTTTTAACAATAATGGTGGAAAAGGAGGAGAGAAAGAGGATGAAGAGCTCTGTATGGCAGAAAGCCTAAATGTCGTGTCTGTAAAGGAAACAGGGGCAGGTGATTCTCAATTGGAGCAGAGTGTAGGTCACGAGCAAAGTGCTGGACTAGAAGATAAGATAGCGGATGTGAATTCATGCGAGATGGGCAGTTTAGATGATGTAGCTGATTCAGTCGCAGGGGAATTCCTTAGCATGTTGGAACCTGATAAAAGTCCACTTCTTATGAGTTCAGACAGTGATCCTGATTCCCCCAGAGCACGACTTTTAAAACAGTTTGCAAGAGAGAATCTTTCAGAGGGAGGCAGCATTGGACTTGGACTTGGTGCTGGCAAGGAAGTGGATGATGGACCGAGCCATTTGTCTTCACTTCAGAGATATGGTACTGGTTCCCAACCAAATTGGGAGTCGGATGAAGATACGGAATTGGCATCAATTGTACAGGCTGCAGAAACAGAACTTCAGAAGGCAGCACAGACCATTCGCAGTAAAACCCGAGCTAAGATACTTGAGGATGCAGAAACAGAGGCACTGATGCAAGAGTGGGGTATGGATGAGAAATTTTTTCAGAATTCTCCTCCTGAGAAGTCTGGTGGATTTGGAAGTCCCATGGGGTTTCCTTTTGAGGGGCCTGTTGAGCTGCCTGATCTTGCTGAAGGGTTTGGTCCCCTCGTCAAAACAAAAGATGGAGGGTTGCTGCGTTCAATGAATCCACTTCTTTTTCACAATAGTAAGAACAATGGGAGCTTAGTTATGCAGGTGTCAAATCCTGTTGTGGTTCCTGCAGAGATGGGCTCAAATGTTACTGGTATATTACGCCATTTGGCTGCTTTTGGGATTGAGAAGCTCACAGCTGAAGCTAAGAAAGTAATGCCTCTTGAAGACATCACAGGCAAAACTATTCAGCAGGTAGCATTGGAAACAGTGCCTTCTCTGGAAGGATCCAAAAACAG GCAATCTACCTTGCAAGCCCCAAGAGCAGAGAAAGGGACAAACGGTGACATGGTACAGCTGGCTGAAAGTAGGAGAATGGATGTTTTATCATATGGAGCAGGAAAAAAATCACGTGCTTCCAAGTCCTCGTCCTCCTGTATGAATGATACACACACAGAATATGTTTCACTTGAGGATTTAGCTCCTCAGGCAATGGAGAAGTTAGAAGCTTTATCTATCGAGGGATTGAAAATTCAATCAGGTATGTCAGACCAGGATGCACCTTCAAATGTCAGTGCTATGACATTGGGAGGGGTGGCAGCTTTTGAAGGAATGGATTCTAATAAAAGGGGCAGCTTGGGTCTGGAGGGCACTGGTGGCTTGCATTTGTTGGATACAAAGGAAAGTGGAAATGATTCGGATAGCTTATTGGGCTTGACAATTACACTAGATGAGTGGATGAGATTAGATGCaggaattgttgatgaagaagaaacaaGTGATAGAACATCAAAAATCCTTGCTGCTCATCATTGTGCGTGTTCTGACTTAGTTGTTGGAGGGGCCTTTGAAGGTGAAAAGGGGGATAAAAGCAGGTGGAAACATGGTACTAAAAGGTGGGGTTTTATGGGAAACACGTTAACAATAGCTTTGTTGGTCCAACTTCGGGATCCTCTTCGAAATTTTGAACCAGTGGGTGCTCCAATGATGGCTTTAGTTCAAGCAGAAAGGATTGTAGTTCCTCCGAGGCCAAAAGTGGGGAGGCGAGTGTCAGATAAAGGGAAcagtgaggaaattgatgaacctGAACCTGAAATTGTGAAGGAGGAG